One region of Scophthalmus maximus strain ysfricsl-2021 chromosome 13, ASM2237912v1, whole genome shotgun sequence genomic DNA includes:
- the diras1a gene encoding GTP-binding protein Di-Ras1a, with amino-acid sequence MPEQSNDYRVVVFGAGGVGKSSLVLRFVKGTFRDTYIPTVEDTYRQVISCDKSVCTLQITDTTGSHQFPAMQRLSISKGHAFILVFSVTSRQSLEELKPIYQQVLSIKGSVDSIPVMLVGNKSDETAQREVDTKAGEAQAAAWKCAFMETSAKTNSNVKELFQELLALEKKRDMSLSIDGKRSGKQKRADKLKGKCSIM; translated from the exons ATGCCTGAGCAGAGTAACGACTACCGGGTGGTCGTGTTCGGAGCCGGCGGTGTCGGGAAGAGTTCGCTGGTCCTTCGCTTTGTGAAAGGCACCTTCAGAGACACCTACATCCCCACGGTGGAGGACACGTACAGACAG GTGATCAGCTGTGATAAGAGCGTGTGCACACTGCAGATCACCGACACCACAGGAAGTCACCAGTTTCCCGCCATGCAGCGCCTGTCCATCTCCAAAGGCCACGCCTTCATCCTGGTCTTCTCCGTCACCAGCCGCCAATCACTGGAGGAGCTGAAACCCATCTACCAGCAG GTTCTGTCCATCAAGGGCAGCGTGGACTCCATTCCCGTCATGCTCGTGGGCAACAAGAGCGACGAGACGGCCCAGCGCGAGGTGGACACGAAGGCGGGCGAGGCCCAGGCCGCCGCCTGGAAGTGCGCCTTCATGGAGACGTCGGCCAAGACGAACTCCAACGTGAAGGAGCTGTTCCAGGAGCTGCTGGccctggagaagaagagggacaTGAGCCTGAGCATCGACGGCAAACGCTCGGGGAAACAGAAACGAGCCGACAAGCTGAAGGGGAAGTGCAGCATCATGTAG